In Xyrauchen texanus isolate HMW12.3.18 chromosome 27, RBS_HiC_50CHRs, whole genome shotgun sequence, one genomic interval encodes:
- the entpd4 gene encoding ectonucleoside triphosphate diphosphohydrolase 4 isoform X2 yields the protein MGRISISCLFPASWHFTLSPLVLPRFLLPSFRQLLLLGLLAGVLGLLYLLLVTGKGQYSWIREDRHYHTRLGRVPDMEATDINNPNLNYGLVVDCGSSGSRVFVYTWPRHNGNPHELLDIKQMRDKHRKPVVMKIKPGISEYASTPDKASDYISPLLSFAAQHIPKNKHQETPLYILCTAGMRVLPESQQEALLEDLRTDIPVNFNFLFSDSHVEVISGKQEGVYAWIGINFVLGRFNHVEDENEAVVEVQVPGSDQQETLVRKRTAGVLDMGGVSTQIAYEVPKTEEIAKNLLAEFNLGCDAHQTEHVYRVYVSTFLGFGGNAARQRYEENLISNTQIQNKLLGQHQGESADSPVLDPCLPPDLQDEVGPLDQRVHLRGTGDFNRCRLLLQPFLNHTNDTNTSLNGVYQPHIDFHNSQFYGFSEFYYCTEDVLRMGGDYNSTKYANAAKSYCATQWKTLKERFDRGLYASHADLHRLKYQCFKSAWMHEVLHSGFTFPLAYENLRTALLVYDKEVQWTLGAILYRTRFLPLRDIQQESLKSSHTHWHHSFSFMNNHYLFLACFLVVVLSILLYLLRLRRIHHRSTLHHGASASVQWLEEGLGSPDLPLTL from the exons ATGGGAAG GATTAGTATTTCCTGCCTGTTTCCAGCATCCTGGCACTTCACCTTGTCTCCGTTGGTGCTGCCCCGGTTCCTGTTGCCTTCTTTCAGGCAGTTGCTGCTGCTGGGTCTGCTGGCTGGTGTACTGGGGCTGCTGTACCTGCTGCTGGTCACGGGGAAGGGCCAGTACAGCTGGATAAGAGAAGATAGGCACTACCACAC ACGTTTGGGTCGTGTGCCGGACATGGAGGCCACGGACATCAATAACCCTAACCTGAACTATGGGCTGGTGGTGGACTGTGGAAGCAGTGGTTCCCGTGTGTTCGTGTACACCTGGCCCCGGCATAACGGCAACCCACATGAACTGCTGGACATCAAACAGATGAGAGACAAGCACAGGAAGCCTGTAGTGATGAAGATCAAGCCAG gtatCTCCGAGTATGCATCCACACCAGACAAAGCCAGTGACTACATCAGCCCTCTCCTCAGTTTTGCTGCTCAGCACATCCCTAAAAACAAGCACCAGGAGACCCCTCTGTACATCTTGTGCACTGCAGGGATGAGAGTCCTGCCTGAAAG ccaGCAGGAGGCCCTGTTGGAGGATTTGCGGACTGATATTCCTGTGAATTTCAACTTCCTGTTCTCTGACTCCCATGTGGAGGTCATCTCAGGCAAACAGGAAG GAGTATATGCATGGATAGGAATCAACTTTGTTCTAGGGCGTTTCAATCATGTCGAAGATG aAAATGAGGCAGTAGTGGAAGTGCAGGTTCCTGGCAGTGACCAGCAGGAGACACTGGTGCGCAAACGAACGGCCGGCGTGTTGGACATGGGTGGCGTCTCCACACAGATCGCTTATGAAGTGCCCAAAACT GAGGAGATAGCCAAAAATTTACTGGCAGAATTTAACCTGGGTTGCGACGCACACCAGACTGAACATGTGTATCGTGTTTATGTCTCAACGTTTTTGGGTTTCGGGGGAAATGCAGCTCGTCAGAGATATGAGGAAAACCTCATCAGCAACACACAAATCCAAAACAA GCTGCTGGGTCAACATCAAGGCGAAAGTGCCGACTCTCCTGTCCTGGACCCCTGCTTGCCACCTGACCTCCAGGACGAGGTGGGACCTCTAGACCAGAGAGTTCACCTGAGAGGCACTGGAGACTTCAACCGCTGCCGCCTCCTGCTCCAGCCATTCCTAAACCACACCAATGACACCAACACATCACTCAATGGAGTCTATCAGCCACACATTGACTTCCACAACAGCCAGTTCTATGGCTTCTCTGAGTTTTACTACTGTACTGAAGATGTACTGCGCATGGGAGGGGACTACAACTCCACCAAATATGCCAACGCTGCTAAG AGTTACTGTGCCACCCAGTGGAAAACTCTGAAAGAGCGTTTTGATCGGGGTCTGTACGCCTCGCATGCTGATCTACACAGACTGAA GTATCAGTGCTTCAAGTCTGCGTGGATGCACGAGGTGCTCCACTCAGGTTTCACGTTCCCGCTTGCGTATGAGAATCTCAGGACGGCCCTGCTGGTCTATGATAAAGAAGTGCAGTGGACACTAGGAGCCATTTTGTACCGCACACGTTTTCTACCTCTAAG ggacattCAGCAGGAGAGTCTGAAGAGTTCTCACACCCACTGGCATCACAGCTTTTCCTTCATGAATAACCACTATCTCTTCCTGGCCTGTTTTCTGGTGGTGGTTTTGTCCATCCTCCTGTACCTGCTCCGTTTGAGGCGCATACACCACCGCTCGACACTCCACCATGGTGCCTCTGCTTCCGTCCAATGGCTGGAGGAGGGCCTGGGTTCACCAGACCTTCCACTTACCCTATAG
- the LOC127621377 gene encoding uncharacterized protein LOC127621377: MDRMSGIHHSHPPSKLQDIIKKRWTRPVTNMLVPIWPLAPDGHVPNSVIRGLGQSQDKTIKPRLPQVKPDYFLRRKNKYEKGLMRHKEDASLIARQTYPSGIWKQTTKGKFVEESASSEVETNIKKDGNLEHLQEVVPKRKCLQHNSYPSGGMKKKKAEDKKGNLGQQLPEAVPQRQQNGSSIESAKESCEEVVPQNNSSSGGRPKEKDEDKNANMMLPKVMLQTNPLRQESSSGEMRKKEDDKNTTVTHLPEIVRQSQELPQKEQKDRGFNHLPKVPQSQKNSYSLMKLKSTKVFHSRLCGRRPDSILFYIFKKSKEEQPSSVFGSTAQKRQKLIKLPRIQTK, from the exons ATGGATAGAATGAGCGGAATACACCATTCTCATCCGCCGTCTAAATTACAGGACATAATCAAGAAGAGGTGGACACGTCCGGTTACGAATATG CTGGTCCCCATCTGGCCATTGGCTCCCGATGGTCATGTCCCCAACTCTGTTATCAGAGGCTTGGGGCAAAGCCAAGACAAAACAATCAAGCCACGGTTGCCTCAGGTCAAGCCTGATTATTTTTTAAGGAGGAAGAATAAGTATGAAAAAGGCTTGATGCGTCATAAAGAAGATGCATCTCTGATTGCACGCCAGACATATCCTTCTGGCATATGGAAGCAAACAACCAAAGGCAAGTTTGTCGAGGAGAGTGCATCTTCTGAAGTGGAGACAAATATAAAGAAGGATGGCAACTTGGAGCATCTTCAAGAAGTTGTTCCTAAGAGGAAGTGCTTGCAACACAACAGTTATCCTTCTGGGGGGATGAAAAAGAAAAAGGCAGAAGATAAAAAAGGCAACTTGGGACAACAGCTTCCAGAAGCTGTTCCTCAGAGGCAACAGAATGGTTCCTCCATAGAGAGCGCCAAGGAAAGTTGTGAGGAAGTTGTGCCGCAAAATAATTCTTCTTCCGGAGGGAGGCCAAAGGAAAAAGATGAAGACAAGAATGCCAATATGATGCTTCCAAAAGTCATGCTGCAGACCAATCCCTTGCGACAAGAGAGTTCTTCTGGAGAAATGCGAAAGAAAGAGGACGATAAAAACACCACTGTAACTCATCTTCCAGAAATTGTGCGTCAGAGCCAAGAGTTGCCCCAGAAGGAGCAGAAAGATAGAGGCTTCAATCATCTTCCAAAAGTGCCTCAGAGCCAAAAGAATTCTTACTCCTTAATGAAACTAAAATCAACGAAAGTGTTCCATTCAAGGCTGTGTGGCAGAAGGCCTGACTCTATACTTTTCTACATTTTCAAGAAATCAAAGGAAGAACAACCATCTTCTGTCTTCGGTTCAACTGCCCAAAAACGGCAGAAGCTGATTAAGCTGCCTCGCATACAGACAAAGTAG
- the entpd4 gene encoding ectonucleoside triphosphate diphosphohydrolase 4 isoform X1 codes for MGRISISCLFPASWHFTLSPLVLPRFLLPSFRQLLLLGLLAGVLGLLYLLLVTGKGQYSWIREDRHYHTRLGRVPDMEATDINNPNLNYGLVVDCGSSGSRVFVYTWPRHNGNPHELLDIKQMRDKHRKPVVMKIKPGISEYASTPDKASDYISPLLSFAAQHIPKNKHQETPLYILCTAGMRVLPESQQEALLEDLRTDIPVNFNFLFSDSHVEVISGKQEGVYAWIGINFVLGRFNHVEDENEAVVEVQVPGSDQQETLVRKRTAGVLDMGGVSTQIAYEVPKTVSFASPQQEEIAKNLLAEFNLGCDAHQTEHVYRVYVSTFLGFGGNAARQRYEENLISNTQIQNKLLGQHQGESADSPVLDPCLPPDLQDEVGPLDQRVHLRGTGDFNRCRLLLQPFLNHTNDTNTSLNGVYQPHIDFHNSQFYGFSEFYYCTEDVLRMGGDYNSTKYANAAKSYCATQWKTLKERFDRGLYASHADLHRLKYQCFKSAWMHEVLHSGFTFPLAYENLRTALLVYDKEVQWTLGAILYRTRFLPLRDIQQESLKSSHTHWHHSFSFMNNHYLFLACFLVVVLSILLYLLRLRRIHHRSTLHHGASASVQWLEEGLGSPDLPLTL; via the exons ATGGGAAG GATTAGTATTTCCTGCCTGTTTCCAGCATCCTGGCACTTCACCTTGTCTCCGTTGGTGCTGCCCCGGTTCCTGTTGCCTTCTTTCAGGCAGTTGCTGCTGCTGGGTCTGCTGGCTGGTGTACTGGGGCTGCTGTACCTGCTGCTGGTCACGGGGAAGGGCCAGTACAGCTGGATAAGAGAAGATAGGCACTACCACAC ACGTTTGGGTCGTGTGCCGGACATGGAGGCCACGGACATCAATAACCCTAACCTGAACTATGGGCTGGTGGTGGACTGTGGAAGCAGTGGTTCCCGTGTGTTCGTGTACACCTGGCCCCGGCATAACGGCAACCCACATGAACTGCTGGACATCAAACAGATGAGAGACAAGCACAGGAAGCCTGTAGTGATGAAGATCAAGCCAG gtatCTCCGAGTATGCATCCACACCAGACAAAGCCAGTGACTACATCAGCCCTCTCCTCAGTTTTGCTGCTCAGCACATCCCTAAAAACAAGCACCAGGAGACCCCTCTGTACATCTTGTGCACTGCAGGGATGAGAGTCCTGCCTGAAAG ccaGCAGGAGGCCCTGTTGGAGGATTTGCGGACTGATATTCCTGTGAATTTCAACTTCCTGTTCTCTGACTCCCATGTGGAGGTCATCTCAGGCAAACAGGAAG GAGTATATGCATGGATAGGAATCAACTTTGTTCTAGGGCGTTTCAATCATGTCGAAGATG aAAATGAGGCAGTAGTGGAAGTGCAGGTTCCTGGCAGTGACCAGCAGGAGACACTGGTGCGCAAACGAACGGCCGGCGTGTTGGACATGGGTGGCGTCTCCACACAGATCGCTTATGAAGTGCCCAAAACTGTAAGCTTTGCTTCTCCACAGCAG GAGGAGATAGCCAAAAATTTACTGGCAGAATTTAACCTGGGTTGCGACGCACACCAGACTGAACATGTGTATCGTGTTTATGTCTCAACGTTTTTGGGTTTCGGGGGAAATGCAGCTCGTCAGAGATATGAGGAAAACCTCATCAGCAACACACAAATCCAAAACAA GCTGCTGGGTCAACATCAAGGCGAAAGTGCCGACTCTCCTGTCCTGGACCCCTGCTTGCCACCTGACCTCCAGGACGAGGTGGGACCTCTAGACCAGAGAGTTCACCTGAGAGGCACTGGAGACTTCAACCGCTGCCGCCTCCTGCTCCAGCCATTCCTAAACCACACCAATGACACCAACACATCACTCAATGGAGTCTATCAGCCACACATTGACTTCCACAACAGCCAGTTCTATGGCTTCTCTGAGTTTTACTACTGTACTGAAGATGTACTGCGCATGGGAGGGGACTACAACTCCACCAAATATGCCAACGCTGCTAAG AGTTACTGTGCCACCCAGTGGAAAACTCTGAAAGAGCGTTTTGATCGGGGTCTGTACGCCTCGCATGCTGATCTACACAGACTGAA GTATCAGTGCTTCAAGTCTGCGTGGATGCACGAGGTGCTCCACTCAGGTTTCACGTTCCCGCTTGCGTATGAGAATCTCAGGACGGCCCTGCTGGTCTATGATAAAGAAGTGCAGTGGACACTAGGAGCCATTTTGTACCGCACACGTTTTCTACCTCTAAG ggacattCAGCAGGAGAGTCTGAAGAGTTCTCACACCCACTGGCATCACAGCTTTTCCTTCATGAATAACCACTATCTCTTCCTGGCCTGTTTTCTGGTGGTGGTTTTGTCCATCCTCCTGTACCTGCTCCGTTTGAGGCGCATACACCACCGCTCGACACTCCACCATGGTGCCTCTGCTTCCGTCCAATGGCTGGAGGAGGGCCTGGGTTCACCAGACCTTCCACTTACCCTATAG
- the chmp7 gene encoding charged multivesicular body protein 7 — translation MSVSVQQRDAWLPPDWEDDERMAFLFSAFKENRDVDCTDWDGKIDFWSPLIINHCRRRGSVCVNLQDLNENFRRKGTVPLGLSTVIQSMIRSGKVQKESEYAANVDLGWLSWGLGLLLVRPLKWTLSALLGSGRVPLEESFVVIDLVKEKAAALLVAYRSSPLAERSLLSFHEMRALSSHICPDESTLCMALLQLQREKHVTVSLHEGEKLVKFSQTGQSRVSPVSEVDLGIYQLQRSEKLLEERVEALGQEAEKCKQQAKALLKEGKKSQALRCLRGGKRVEKKANRLSAQLETVKGILERIANSQTDRLVMQAYQAGVAALRISLKGVTVERAENLVDQIQELCDTQDEVNQTLASGALDSGGDSDELEEELKSLLEKNDVLPEVPTHSVSPARKTGISDYFLQSLPSVPDGSLSITDEELERELSQLSVSDTAVQKGSISAQRRLEPAQ, via the exons ATGTCCGTTTCAGTACAGCAGAGAGATGCGTGGTTACCCCCAGACTGGGAGGATGATGAGCGTATGGCTTTCTTATTCTCTGCCTTTAAAGAAAACCGAGATGTAGACTGTACAGACTGGGATGGGAAGATCGACTTCTGGAGCCCTCTGATCATTAATCACTGCAGGCGACGCGGTTCAGTATGTGTGAATCTGCAGGACCTAAATGAGAATTTCAGAAGAAAGGGGACTGTACCTCTGGGCTTGAGTACTGTAATTCAGAGCATGATCAG GAGTGGGAAGGTGCAGAAGGAATCAGAGTATGCTGCAAATGTAGACTTGGGCTGGTTGTCGTGGGGTCTTGGACTCTTGTTAGTTCGGCCTCTGAAATGGACTCTGTCTGCTCTGCTGGGCAGTGGAAGAGTTCCTCTAGAGGAGTCGTTTGTTGTGATAGATCTGGTAAAA GAAAAGGCAGCAGCACTTTTGGTGGCATACCGGAGTTCTCCGTTAGCAGAACGCTCTCTGCTGTCTTTCCATGAGATGCGTGCTCTCTCCAGTCACATCTGTCCAGATGAAAGCACACTTTGCATGGCCCTGCTACAGCTACAGAGGGAAAAACATGTAACAGTTTCACTCCATGAGGGCGAAaag CTGGTGAAATTTAGTCAGACAGGGCAAAGCCGCGTGTCTCCCGTCAGCGAGGTGGACCTGGGCATTTATCAGCTACAGCGCAGTGAGAAACTTCTGGAAGAGAGGGTGGAGGCGTTGGGACAGGAAGCAGAAAA GTGCAAACAACAGGCAAAAGCTCTGCTTAAAGAAGGGAAGAAATCCCAG GCCCTGAGGTGTTTACGTGGAGGCAAGCGGGTGGAGAAGAAAGCAAATCGTCTCTCCGCTCAGCTTGAGACTGTGAAGGGGATCCTGGAAAGGATAGCAAACTCCCAAACCGATCGCCTG gtgatgcaggcataccaggctggtGTGGCAGCTCTAAGAATCTCATTGAAGGGTGTAACTGTGGAGCGGGCAGAGAACCTGGTTGATCAGATACAGGAG TTGTGCGACACTCAGGATGAAGTTAACCAGACTCTTGCCAGTGGAGCACTGGATTCTG GTGGGGACTCAGATGAGCTGGAGGAAGAGCTGAAGTCATTATTGGAGAAAAACGATGTGCTACCGGAGGTCCCCACACATTCTGTTTCTCCAGCAAGAAAAACGGGTATCTCCGATTATTTTCTCCAGTCTTTGCCCTCGGTGCCTGATGGCAGCCTAAGCATCACAGACGAGGAGTTGGAAAGAGAACTAAGTCAGCTTTCAGTCTCTGACACAG CTGTACAGAAAGGAAGCATTTCTGCTCAGAGGAGGCTCGAGCCGGCACAGTGA